TATGAAAATATAGTATACTCTACATCTAGCTCTGTACTAGCTAAACAAGTAACTTTAATACTATTATCTCTTAATATAAATCCGACAGTAATTCAACAAAAAGAAGGAATTTTGATAAGATTACCTCGCTCAAGCGTACCTCAATATCTTATAGAATTTTTTGGACTGAAAAAAAGGAATATAAGAAGGATTTCGCCAGTTTACGGAATACCAGTTCAAGGAAGTGTTAAATCGCTTTTAATATGGCTTACCAATAATGGCTTTTTATCTTATTCCTCTGTCATTAAGAAAACTGGAAAACAACGATTAAGCTATGCTCTTCAAAAAGTAGATAATTTACCATCAAAATTTGAAGATGTGATAAAAAATTTAAAACCAGTCACTGAAAGCGACGTCTCACTTGCAGAGGTTCTAGAAGTTAGCGAAGAAAATTATGAAGGCGATGTTTATGACTTTTCAGTACCTTTTCATGAATCTTTTATTGGAGGATACGGAATTGTATTTCATAATAGCTATGGTTTTTACATTTATTCAGTTTATAAGAGCGGTTCTATAAGCTTAAGCTATGAGAGCGAGAGACTTGCTACTCCAAGTGCGAGGTTTATTGGTGTGATGGTTACCGATATTGAAGAATACAAGATTCCGAGAAATTATATCATCAAAGCTACGGATAGAGATATAAAGCGAGCTAAAGAGCTTATGCGCTATCCATGGTTTAGAGAGTCAAAAGCTTGGAAGCGGCAGTTGAAGCGTTTTATATCTAAGAAAGAGAAAGTTGAGATAGAGGCGTTATCTGGACATGGCTTTAAGTTCTTAACGCAAACATATATTCCAGAAAAAATTTCAGAGAAGAAGTGGATTGAATAGTCAGAAAGTCAGCTTTGATTGATAAGAAATACTTGAATATTCGCCTCGCTCCTTCGCGTGTTTTTCATCGTTCACGTATTTTTCTATACCATCAAATATGTAGAAATCTCTAACCCATCTTCGTTTGTAGTATGAGTATTTTTCTCGAGGATTTTTTACATCTATGATTTCGTAAATTTTTGCTGTTTTTCCCGGTCTATAATTCAATATTCTTCCTATTCTTTGAATAAGCTGTCGCGCTTCGCCAGAATTTTCGTATATTATCGCGACTTCAGCATCTGGAACGGTTATGCCTTCATCTAAAACTGTTGTCGTTACAACAATATTATACTTTCCATTTAGAAAATACTTGAAAGCTAGTTTTCTCTTCGTGGATGGAGTTTTGCCTGTGATTAGTACTGCTTTAAAACCAGCTCTTAGCAATGTTTCATATATCTCTTTGGCCGTTTTTAAGTATATGGTGAAAATGAATATTTTCTCGTTTTCATGTTTTTTAAGGATATTTATCAGTTTTTTAATCTTATCTTCTTTTCCCAAAGCAAAAACAGCGTCGTAGACTTCTATTGGTGCTACTACCCTCAGCTTAATTAATTCTTCATAGTCTATGCTTAAAAGCAGATCACCGATTATAGCGTATATGAACTCGTGATTACCATCTCTTCTTTTAGGCGTAGCAGACAAGCCTAGCCTATATAATGCGTCAACTTGTAATGCTATGTTTTTAAAAGTTTTCGCAGGAACATGATGGACCTCATCAGCTATTAACAACTCGAATTTATCCTTTATTTTGTCTAGATATTTTACAGCGCTGTTGTAAATTGCTATTGTTATAGGCTTGATAACTTTTTTACCCTCGCCTAAATAGCCTATGTGAGCTTCTGATATTCCTAGATATTCTTTTAAATATTTTCTCCAAGTATATGCGAGCTCGCGCGTTGTAACCAGTATAATTGTTGGTTTTTTAGTTTCTAGAATCGCTTTAAGAGCTACAAAGGATTTTCCTCCTCGTGTAAATATTGCTATTGTTCCTCGTTTTTTCCTTATCCACAGTTTAAACGCGTCCTCTTGATGTGGCAGTAGCTTAAACTTTGGATTGAATTCTATTTTTAAACCAGGTTTTTCTTTTAGATCAAGCATTATCTTATAATTATTTTCGCGGAGAATGCGCAATACTCTGTCAATTAAACCTACATAGACCGTTGCCTTTTTTTCTTTAAATGAGATTTTAAAAGTATCTATTTCGCGCGGTATAAACTCTGTATCAACATAGTTTCCTTTCTGATCCAAAATAACTTTTTCTTCGTAGTATCTTAGTCGGCATGCCCTTTTCAAAGCTTTTACTACTTCAACATCAATGTATTCCGGAAAGTATACCGTAAGCAGAGAATTTTCTCGAGAAATAACCACTATTAGTCTTTTTTCAATAAATTGTTTTAACTCGTTTTCATCGTATATTAGATTGTATCCTTTCTCCTTTAAAGCCTTTTTTATATCTGGGAGATATTTAATGCTTTTTATTATGTACTTTCCGCCCACATACACGAGTTTATCTTTTAAATTCTCTACCACTGATCTATCAACACTTAGTCCGAATGCGATCGAGAAATTATTAACGTCTAGAATAATTTTTGTTGCAGCATTTTTATATAATCTAATAATTTCGTTTTTAATTTCAGATGTTAGAAGCGCGTATTTTGATAAAACATCCAGTATCTTAATAAGCTCCTCCAGATTTTTCACATTATTTTTCGCAACATCAATGGAGAAAATCCATTCTTGTCTTAATGGATCATACTTTGCAATTTTCTTTACATAATATAGGAAATTTTCAAAATCTTTTCTTTCTAGGTATCCCCTTCTTGCAAGTATTATCCTTTTTGACATCAAGTCAACCATTCACAACGTTTGTTAACGATATCCAAGATATCCGTAAACTGGGTCCTATCATCCACTTTCGCGTCAATGTTCACCTCCCTCTTCATCTAAAGTATTTATTTCACATATAAGTTTATTAAGCTTCTGGATTGATAAGACTTGTAAAAAAGGCTATTGGAGGGATAACTTGAATATTTTATGGGCTCCTTGGAGAATGAAATATATCGAGTACGAGGCTGTGAAAAAGGATAAAAAAGGTTGTATATTCTGCGAGGCTGCTAAAGCTGAAAATATGGAGGAAAAACTCGTTTTGCACAAAACACAGTATTCAATAGTGCTGATGAATCTTTTCCCGTATAACACTGGTCACCTTCTGGTTGCTCCACTACGTCACGTGCCTTCAACAGAAGATTTGCCTGAGGAGGAGCTTTTGGATCTATTTAATTTACTGAATAGAAGTTTGCGACTTTTGAGAGTTGTGTTTAAGCCTGATGGTTTTAATATAGGAATTAATCTCGGCCGTGTGGCTGGAGCTGGTATAGAAGATCATGTTCACATTCACATAGTTCCACGCTGGAATGGTGATACTAATTTCATGCCAGTTATTTATAATACGAAGGTTATTCCTGAGTCACTGAAAGATACTTACAAAAGGCTCATTGCTCAAAAGAACGTGCTTCTTTAAAAGAAAAATTAGCTACTTCGTGAAGATATTTTACATCGTCGTAGCGAAAGTCTTTTAGGATAGGTCTTATCGATCTTGCATAATCTAATTCTGAAAAATTGATTTCAGTAATTACGAGATCTTCCTCGTATAATTTTGCATTAGCTAACAGTTGTCCTAGAGGCCCTCGAATATGACTGCCTCCAAAAAATCCTATTCCTTCATAGAATCCAACCGTGTTTACGTAAGCTACATAAACTGTGTTTTCCAACGCTCTCGCGTGTATAAAGGTTTTAAAGAATTTCTGAGAGATATCGGGAGCCGCTGATATAACAATGATTAAATGAGCATCTTTTAGTGTTAGGATTCTAGACAATTCTGGAAAGAATACGTCAAAACATATTAAAATTCCTATATTTCCTAACTTGGTGGAAAAGACTTGAACATCGCCCATCCAAGGTCTAAAATATCTTCCTTCTTCAAACAATCCATAAGTTGGTAAATGTTTTTTCCTATGAACGCCTACCACACCTTCAGGCCCAATGAGAACTGCCGAATTGTAAAGTAACTTAGTCTTGGAATCCTTCTCTGGCATACCAGCTACTATGTACATCCCATATTCCTGAGCTAATAGCCCGATTCTTTCCGTGCTTGAACCAGGTATTTCTTCAGCTAGGATATAAACTAAGTCCTTCATCACGTAGCCTGTTATCGCTAATTCTGGGAAAATTATTAGGTCTACATCTCTTTCAGCTGCTTGCGCTATGTATTTCTCGATTTTCTTTAAATTTTCTTTTTTAGCACCTACGACGCTTTTAATTTGAGCTAAAGCTATTTTGGGCATAATTTAATCCCTACCTAATAAAGGCATTTTAGATATATTTTGTTTGCATACTGCACGATTCAGTAATTAAAGATATATGTCTCTTTTTAGATAATTAGGATATATGGAACCTTTTCTTGAAAAGATTTCTAAAATAATGACTAGAGATGTTTTTACAATAGATTCGAACGCTACAATTAGTAAAGCCTTGCCAATTATGCGCGATTACGATATATCGGTACTCCCTGTAATCTCAGGTAGGAGAATTATAGGGCTTATTAGTAGATTGCATATCCTTGAGGCTGGGATAACTCCTAATACCAAGGTTGGATCTATCGCAGAGCCTGCTCCTAATTTAAGCCTCGATACTCTTATTCTCGACGCTGCTAAAATGCTGGTTTCCCATAAATTTGAGGCACTTCCCGTTCTTGACAATAATAGTAATCTGGCGGGTATTGTTGCAAGATATGATATTGTAAAATATGCATTAGAAAAGAAATGGCTGGATAAATTTAAAGTGAGAGATGTGATGTCTATTGATCTGGTTATAGCATCTCCCTCGGACTCAATAGGCAAAGTTCGAAAGCTTATAATGAATCACGCTATTAGACAGATACCTATAGTTGATAATGGTAAATTGATTGGAATTGTAAGCATTAGAGATATTCTGGAGAGGGTGTACAGCGTAACGTTGAGACGTTCGACTGTCGGGGAATTTGCCGGCGAGACAGGGAGCATTTTTTCGCGTCCAGTAAAATCTATAATGTCTAGACCTGTATTTACTGTAAATGTGAATGATAAACTATCTGAAGCTGGAAGAATAATGGTAGAGAAAGGCTTTTTCTCTACTCCCGTTGTAGACAAAGACTCTGTCGTCGGTATTATAACTAGAGGAGATATCGTGAGATTGATAGCGGCTTTAATTCTAGAAATATCTTTACCTTTATCCTTTAAAGGGCTTGAAAATCTACCGCCACATCTAATAGGACTAGCTAATACCAGCGTTTCTAGAACTTTTGATAGAATTGCACGAACTGTAGACTTATTTGAAGGAAGTGTTGTTATAAAAAAGCAGCGCGAGGCGGGTTTAAGAAATATATACTTTGTTGAAGTATCCGCTGAAACTGCTAGGGGGGTTTTTACTGCTTCTGAAAAGGGTTGGGAGCCTATTCAATCGTTAAACAGTGCTTTAAGATTGCTAGAGAGGCAGGTTGAAAAAGAATTAGCTAAAAAGAGAGGAGCCAAGAGGAAGCCAAGGTTTCCTCCTCTTCTTCTCCTTTTGTAATTTTTTAAGGCATTTTTATCTTTGATTTCTATAAAAGTAATTCCTTACAGTTTTGTATATGCTCTTTAAAGTTTCCTTTATTAAACATCATATGGTTTATATCAATGTCAGCTAGAATACTTTGAAAGCTACGACAATATATAACAGCATATAGTGAGCGTGAATAAATGAAAGTGAGCATGCTTACATTAGAATATCCTCCACATATCTATGGTGGTGTAGGAGCCCATGTATACAATCTAGCACGACAGTTGTCCAAGTTTATAAATATCGAAATTAGAACGATAAAAATCGGCGATTCTACACGAGAATTCGAGCAGGTTGATAATGTTATCGTTAAAAGATATAAACCCTGGACCGAAGTTATCGACAAAACTTATGGAAAGTTTAAGCCTGTTTTTAATGCTCTTTCTCTAGCTTTAGCGATTAACGCAGACAAATTTGATTCTGACATAGTTCATTTTCACACTTGGTATATGGCGGTTGCGGGCTTTTATGCTAAAAAACTATATGGCGTGAAATTGGTTGCAACAGTCCATAGCTTGGAACCAAAAAGGCCTTGGAAAAGAGAGGCTTTAGGCGAGGGTTATAGTTTATCGTTATGGGTCGAAAGAACTGGACTAGAATCATGCGACTTGATTATAGCGGTGAGCAATGCTATGAAAAGGGATTTACTCGAAGTTTATGGAATAGATAGTGGAAAAATAGAAGTTATTCATAATGGTATCGATGAAAGTGTTTGGAAGCCGGTCTATAATTTGGAAATTTTGAAAAAGTATGGGATTAAATTACCATATATTTTATTCGTTGGTAGATTGAGTAAGCAAAAAGGCATTTTTACCTTAATAGATGCATTTAAAACGCTTTCCCAAAAGGCTTGTCTAGTGCTCGTAACAGGCAAGCCAGATGATAAAATATTACTTAAAGAACTTCAATATTCTATTAAACATTTAAAAAACGTTGTCTGGATAAATAAGATACTTGACAGGAACGAACTGATCCCCTTGTATACGATGGCCGAGGCATTTGTTTGTCCTAGTATATACGAGCCATTCGGTATCGTTAATTTAGAAGCCTTAGCTACAGAAACCCCTGTTATAGCCTCCAATACTGGTGGCATTCCCGAAATAATCATTGATCACAAAACTGGAATTTTAGTCGAGCCAAGCAATTCCGAGGCATTACGAAGCGCGATTGAATATATTTTGGCAAATCCTGAAGAAGCAAGAAAATGGGGGAAGCTGGGTAGGCAACATGTAATCAAAAATTTCGCTTGGTCTATAATCGCAGAAAAAACTTATAAAGCCTATATGAAGGTAATCGGTGAAGATTGTTGATCGGAGAAATCGATATCAGATGCTTATCTTCTTGGTTTAAGAGTAAGAGATGGTGCGAATTTAAAAATCAAGCAAAAATAGACACAGATTTACGATGGCTTAAAAACATTGGAAAAGGCATATATCTGACCGTAGTTAAAGTTTCCAGTACAAAAAATCAGCAACTTTATTATATTCCACTTTTATCAACAAGCAGGGAAAAACATGTTATAAGTATGGATTCTTGCATAGAGCTTGGAACTGATAATTTTCTGTGCGAAGCAGAATATTATCCAGTTTACTATAATCATATTTTTATCAATTCGGAAATTCTTAATGAAAATGAAATCCACGTTGATATTTTCAAAGATATTAAACCAGCTAGCATGGTAAAACCTGTTAAAGGGTCCACTAATCCCGTGATAAAAATTATATGTGACAAGGACGAAGCTTATATTTTGAAAACATACCGTAAAGTTTACAAAAGAAATAGAGAACACATATTTCTCAAAAAACTACAAAGCAGAGTTACCTTCATTCCTTCAGTTTTTGCGGAACTGATACACACACGCTACGGAGTTTTTACCGTGATTTTAAACTTTTTCGAAGCAAAGAGCGATGGAGGACTCCCCTTCTACAATAATTTAATTTCTTACCTTGAAGGAACTGACGATATTGCAGTATCATTAGCTGAAAAATTGGGCGTAATTACGGCAGGTTTGCACAGGGCTCTTGTAGATTACATGGATCCACTTTTCAAACCAGAAACTATTACTAGGAGTGATATTTTGACCTGGAAAAATAGAATTTTAAGAAACATAGAAAAATCAGAGGTTAATGTGAATCAAAAAATTTTAAAAAATATTATAGGCAATCTGGACAAATACTTGGGATTATTGAAAATGCAAATTCACCAAGACTATCATCTCTCACAACTTCTCTATACGAAAAATGGTGATTTTATAGTTTTAGATTTTGAAGGCGAGCCAGGCAGATATTGCGACGCACTGTTTTTGAAAGAACCAGCGCTACGAGATTTGGGATGTATGATCCGGAGTTTTGATTATCTGTCATATTTTGCTTTATCAAATTATCTAGGTTTAGATTTAAAGAAAACTTTTTCACATTATAGAAAAAACTTGCAAATTTTCGAATGGCGCCAGTTCATGATACAAGCTTTCATGAGAGGTTATTTTAAAGGTATAGCTAATGCAGTGGAGAAAAATTTCGGCGATATTGCCGACATTGAAAGAGCATTATCTTTAGTATTACCCTGGATCCTGGAAAAAGCGCTTTACGAAGTATTGTACGAAAAAAGATATAGGCCCTATTACGCAATTGTTCCAAAGTATGGCGTTTATGAACTATTGTATATGAAACATCCCATTTTCGGCGTAACCCTCTAGTTTATTATTAAAATAAGTTTTTTAACGAGGAATGTTTTATGCATTATTTGTGTAATGTAGTGGAGGTCATGGATTGGGTGTTGACGCTTGGAGAAAAGCAATACTGATCTAGCTAAAACACTTGGGACTCTTAAGCAAGTACAAATTGACGCTTACAAAGACATAATTAACGGTGCCATAACGGTTTTAACAACTTTAGTCTTTGTAATATTACTTCCCTACATTTCATTGTTGATTTTTAGAGATGGAGGCAATACCATTTTAGAAGTTATTGAAGTTGTAGCCTCCGGGTTGGTATTTTATGTTTCAATATCGCGCCTTGGATTTATGATATGGGATATTTGGAGGATTTTAAGCTGGGCAAATATTCAAATGGAAAAATTTGAAGAGACATCTCAAGACCCTAAATTATATAGTTATTTAAAAAGAGAAGATAGAATCATTAAAAAAATTATAAATTTACTATCTATCTCCATCATGCTCATATACCTCCAGTTTTCTGGAAAGTTTTTAATCATTCTAAATTTAACTAATACTCCAAGCATTTTTATGTCGGAGCCCACGCTGGTATTTCTTCCACTTCATGTCATAATTTTATTCTCTATAGTTTACGATGTTCCCATTTTAATGATGTTACATGAAAAAGTGCTGAATGAGCTGGTTGAAGATAAAATCGTTCAAATACTTTTTAAAGAAAGCAAATGCCCTATATGTGGAAATTTAATTCCTAAAAAAGCAGTACACTGTCCCTATTGCGGAATAGAACTAAAACCTGGTGATTCTAATGTCTAATATTAGAATATTGGCATTTTCTGACGTTCATGGACGTATAGATGCTGTAGAAAGATTAGTCAAAGATGTCAAACAAAGAAAAATTCATTTCGATGTTATAATAGTTGCAGGGGATATAGGCAATCCTCAAAGATCAAAGGCGTTTATGAACATCTTAAAAAAGATTGCCGAATTTCAGAAATTAGTATTATACGTAAAGGGTAATTGGGATGTTAACATAAGCTATGAGCATATAAACAATGTTTCCGATCTTGATGAGATAGGGCCAATTGAAATAAATAACTTTACTATTGTAGGTCACGGACGGAAATCAAAACCTTATGGCGAAGTAAGGGATAATAAAAATATTATTCTCGTTACGCATTATCCGCCTTATGGTATTTTAGATAAAGGTAGAAAGCTGGAAGCTCCTCTTAACACATTACATTCTGGTCTTATCGAAGTAAATTATCTCGTGGACTTTTATAAACCTATTATTCATATATTTGGACACAGTCATTCCTTCGGAGGTATAGATTTTCCATTTAACGGAGTAGTATACGTAAACGTTTCTCGCTTAGATCGCATTACAAAAAGTGGTTTTCATATAGGAAATTACTGCGTTATAACTGTAGAAGATAATAGAAAAGCTAGGATTGAATGGTTTTATTTGAACGGAACATGGAAAAAATGCGCTAACTGCGGTAGGAAAACTCATCTTCCTGTAAATTGGCGTATATGCCGAAAATGTTCCCGAAGAAGAGAAATGAAGATAGATAAAATACCAGAGTTTTATCAGCGGATAAAAATAAATGTTAAATTAGTAAATTGCAACAAAGTAGTAGAAGACTTTGCTGAACTAGAGGTAAAAATACCTGTTAAAACGATAAAAGATAACGAAGTTCTGCATGACTTTATAGACATAGTAATCACCAAGGAATTAAAGAAGCTATTACATACTCATCATCACATAGTTGTTAAAGTTCCTAAAGAAAAGATTATAGAAACCTATGGCGAGAAAAGCGACGGAATATTGGTACCATTTAGCGAATATTTATTTTCATGCAACGAAAAACTGTATGGAGAAAAACTCTGTGCTCTTATGAAGCTTTATTCAGTAGATAAAAGGGTACACGTTTTTTGGGGTATAAGCAATACTTCATCAGGAAAAAGAATAGATAGGGAATACGTTTTCTTTACTAAGAAAATTCTCGATAAAATAGGTGAAGATGCTCTCGACAAACTTCTAGATAAGGGGTTTACACCTTTAGTGTTTGAACGTTTTTATATAAAACAAAAATAACTAATAGTTGTCTTTTATGGTGTCAGATAGTTTAATCATATTTCAGCTTGTATTATATGCTACCTTACAATTTTATCAGTTTGTCGCGAGGATATCATATTTCAAATACCTGGGACGGCTTCATCATCTATACGTGTATACTCACATAAAGCTTATATTTTTAGCGGCTGGAAAATAGTTTCAGCAATCTCCCCCCTTTATGGAAACGCTTTATCATGAATGCGGGAACTTTATGTTAATGGTAAGCAGGCTCTTTATTAATAGAGATAAGTTATCCAGCAGATACATACCAGAAAAGTTGCCACATAGGGAGAGACAGTTAGATATTCTAGAGTTCCTTTTTTCAGAGTTTTTTGAAGGGAGAGAAATAGCATATACTAGAATTGTGCAGCTTATAGGTCCGATAGGTTCCGGAAAAACATCTACGACACTTTTACTTGGCAGGATTCTGGAAGAGAAAGCGGGAAAGTTCGGGCTTAACCTGTTGCATCTTTATACAAATCTAAAACTAGAATCTTCTTCCAGATTCTTGTATTATAAGAGTCTAGCCGAAAAATTATCGAAAAATATAGTTTTACGCAGCGTGAGCGCTGAAGAGCAATTAAAGATAATCCTTGATTATCTAGCAAGGACAGATACGTATACTATTTTAACATTAGATGAAGCTGATACAATAGGTAGAAAAGGCGGTAATATTAGCGAGCTCGTTTATGATCTCTCTAGGATAAATGAATTATTTTATGAGGGCGCGAATAGAATAGTTGGTATTTTAATAGTTGCTAGGAACCATGAATGGAAGAAAGGTTTAGACCCTGCTGTGAAGTCATC
This sequence is a window from Thermoproteales archaeon. Protein-coding genes within it:
- a CDS encoding zinc ribbon domain-containing protein; its protein translation is MEKSNTDLAKTLGTLKQVQIDAYKDIINGAITVLTTLVFVILLPYISLLIFRDGGNTILEVIEVVASGLVFYVSISRLGFMIWDIWRILSWANIQMEKFEETSQDPKLYSYLKREDRIIKKIINLLSISIMLIYLQFSGKFLIILNLTNTPSIFMSEPTLVFLPLHVIILFSIVYDVPILMMLHEKVLNELVEDKIVQILFKESKCPICGNLIPKKAVHCPYCGIELKPGDSNV
- a CDS encoding HIT domain-containing protein, whose translation is MKYIEYEAVKKDKKGCIFCEAAKAENMEEKLVLHKTQYSIVLMNLFPYNTGHLLVAPLRHVPSTEDLPEEELLDLFNLLNRSLRLLRVVFKPDGFNIGINLGRVAGAGIEDHVHIHIVPRWNGDTNFMPVIYNTKVIPESLKDTYKRLIAQKNVLL
- a CDS encoding CBS domain-containing protein, which codes for MEPFLEKISKIMTRDVFTIDSNATISKALPIMRDYDISVLPVISGRRIIGLISRLHILEAGITPNTKVGSIAEPAPNLSLDTLILDAAKMLVSHKFEALPVLDNNSNLAGIVARYDIVKYALEKKWLDKFKVRDVMSIDLVIASPSDSIGKVRKLIMNHAIRQIPIVDNGKLIGIVSIRDILERVYSVTLRRSTVGEFAGETGSIFSRPVKSIMSRPVFTVNVNDKLSEAGRIMVEKGFFSTPVVDKDSVVGIITRGDIVRLIAALILEISLPLSFKGLENLPPHLIGLANTSVSRTFDRIARTVDLFEGSVVIKKQREAGLRNIYFVEVSAETARGVFTASEKGWEPIQSLNSALRLLERQVEKELAKKRGAKRKPRFPPLLLLL
- a CDS encoding carbon-nitrogen hydrolase family protein, whose amino-acid sequence is MPKIALAQIKSVVGAKKENLKKIEKYIAQAAERDVDLIIFPELAITGYVMKDLVYILAEEIPGSSTERIGLLAQEYGMYIVAGMPEKDSKTKLLYNSAVLIGPEGVVGVHRKKHLPTYGLFEEGRYFRPWMGDVQVFSTKLGNIGILICFDVFFPELSRILTLKDAHLIIVISAAPDISQKFFKTFIHARALENTVYVAYVNTVGFYEGIGFFGGSHIRGPLGQLLANAKLYEEDLVITEINFSELDYARSIRPILKDFRYDDVKYLHEVANFSFKEARSFEQ
- a CDS encoding metallophosphoesterase family protein → MSNIRILAFSDVHGRIDAVERLVKDVKQRKIHFDVIIVAGDIGNPQRSKAFMNILKKIAEFQKLVLYVKGNWDVNISYEHINNVSDLDEIGPIEINNFTIVGHGRKSKPYGEVRDNKNIILVTHYPPYGILDKGRKLEAPLNTLHSGLIEVNYLVDFYKPIIHIFGHSHSFGGIDFPFNGVVYVNVSRLDRITKSGFHIGNYCVITVEDNRKARIEWFYLNGTWKKCANCGRKTHLPVNWRICRKCSRRREMKIDKIPEFYQRIKINVKLVNCNKVVEDFAELEVKIPVKTIKDNEVLHDFIDIVITKELKKLLHTHHHIVVKVPKEKIIETYGEKSDGILVPFSEYLFSCNEKLYGEKLCALMKLYSVDKRVHVFWGISNTSSGKRIDREYVFFTKKILDKIGEDALDKLLDKGFTPLVFERFYIKQK
- the glgA gene encoding glycogen synthase; this translates as MKVSMLTLEYPPHIYGGVGAHVYNLARQLSKFINIEIRTIKIGDSTREFEQVDNVIVKRYKPWTEVIDKTYGKFKPVFNALSLALAINADKFDSDIVHFHTWYMAVAGFYAKKLYGVKLVATVHSLEPKRPWKREALGEGYSLSLWVERTGLESCDLIIAVSNAMKRDLLEVYGIDSGKIEVIHNGIDESVWKPVYNLEILKKYGIKLPYILFVGRLSKQKGIFTLIDAFKTLSQKACLVLVTGKPDDKILLKELQYSIKHLKNVVWINKILDRNELIPLYTMAEAFVCPSIYEPFGIVNLEALATETPVIASNTGGIPEIIIDHKTGILVEPSNSEALRSAIEYILANPEEARKWGKLGRQHVIKNFAWSIIAEKTYKAYMKVIGEDC
- a CDS encoding DEAD/DEAH box helicase, which encodes MSKRIILARRGYLERKDFENFLYYVKKIAKYDPLRQEWIFSIDVAKNNVKNLEELIKILDVLSKYALLTSEIKNEIIRLYKNAATKIILDVNNFSIAFGLSVDRSVVENLKDKLVYVGGKYIIKSIKYLPDIKKALKEKGYNLIYDENELKQFIEKRLIVVISRENSLLTVYFPEYIDVEVVKALKRACRLRYYEEKVILDQKGNYVDTEFIPREIDTFKISFKEKKATVYVGLIDRVLRILRENNYKIMLDLKEKPGLKIEFNPKFKLLPHQEDAFKLWIRKKRGTIAIFTRGGKSFVALKAILETKKPTIILVTTRELAYTWRKYLKEYLGISEAHIGYLGEGKKVIKPITIAIYNSAVKYLDKIKDKFELLIADEVHHVPAKTFKNIALQVDALYRLGLSATPKRRDGNHEFIYAIIGDLLLSIDYEELIKLRVVAPIEVYDAVFALGKEDKIKKLINILKKHENEKIFIFTIYLKTAKEIYETLLRAGFKAVLITGKTPSTKRKLAFKYFLNGKYNIVVTTTVLDEGITVPDAEVAIIYENSGEARQLIQRIGRILNYRPGKTAKIYEIIDVKNPREKYSYYKRRWVRDFYIFDGIEKYVNDEKHAKERGEYSSISYQSKLTF